From the genome of Populus alba chromosome 10, ASM523922v2, whole genome shotgun sequence, one region includes:
- the LOC118059700 gene encoding actin-related protein 5 isoform X1: protein MPFVSQIKRQTDYNLYSSTTPIVIDNGASNFRIGWAGENDPRVIFRNIVQRPRHKTTGETVSIVGDHDTTLLKYFDCSRSGPRSAFDSNVVYQFEIMEYILDFGFDRLGANGSEIDHPVLITECILNPVQSRSKMAELLFETYGVPSVAFGVDAAFSYKYNQQNGICDKDGLAICPGFTTTHVIPFIDGEPVYKGCSRTNIGGYHVTDYLKQLLSLKYPHHMARFTWEKVEDLKMEHCYIATDYASEARLFQKGTKEAEEKTRCWQLPWVPPPVEEPPSEEEIARKAAIKERQGQRLREMAEAKRSTRINELENQLRGLEFLLQQLEQVEESEIPYFLKDTGYVSRQEIETALAKATQSLRKVKGEPKGEQAEVEEKTDEKYPLVNIPDNMLTQDQLREKRRQMFLKTTSDGRQRAKQKRVEEDLERERKNQLDEQKRLENPELYLGEMRTKYKELCEKVEQRKRLKTNGNHSNGNGMSGGVGRGERLNAAQRERMRLLTTAAFDRGKGEDNFGAKDEDWQLYKLMSKDNDDDDEGPDEDETELARVSSRLQEIDPTFVPKPEPGPSQSAADMPRSRPLTKEDFQILLGVERFRCPEILFHPNLVGIDQAGLDEMAGVSMRRLSSKDQVLEERLTNSILMTGGSCLYPGLSERLEAGIRMIRPCGSPINVVRALDPVLDAWRGASLYAAAVQFPQQTFSRMDYFEKGEDWLRGYQFQYTL, encoded by the exons ATGCCTTTTGTTTCCCAGATAAAAAGACAAACAGATTACAATCTCTACTCTTCAACTACTCCTATAGTAATCGACAATGGTGCCTCCAATTTTCGTATTGG ATGGGCGGGGGAGAACGATCCTCGAGTTATTTTCCGTAACATTGTTCAAAGACCACGCCACAAAACCACTG GTGAAACGGTTAGTATTGTTGGGGATCATGATACTACATTGTTGAAGTACTTCGATTGCAGTCGGTCGGGGCCTCGCTCCGCTTTCGATAGCAATGTTGTTTATCAGTTCGAGATTATGGAATAT ATTCTTGACTTTGGTTTCGATCGTCTGGGAGCAAATGGATCAGAG ATTGATCATCCTGTCCTGATCACAGAATGCATACTCAACCCTGTTCAATCTCGCAGTAAAATGGCGGAGCTGCTTTTTGAAACTTACGGAGTTCCATCTGTAG CGTTTGGTGTTGATGCTGCATTCAGCTATAAGTATAATCAACAGAATGGGATTTGTGATAAAGATGGGCTTGCTATTTGTCCAGGATTTACAACAACTCACGTTATTCCG TTTATTGATGGAGAGCCTGTTTATAAAGGGTGCTCCCGAACTAATATTGGTGGATACCATGTCACCGATTACTTGAAGCAGCTCCTTTCACTTAAATACCCTCATCACAT GGCTCGGTTTACATGGGAGAAGGTTGAAGACCTGAAGATGGAGCATTGTTATATTGCCACAGACTATGCTTCAGAAGCTCGATTGTTTCAG AAAGGGACCAAGGAAGCTGAAGAAAAAACGAGGTGTTGGCAGCTCCCTTGGGTTCCACCACCAGTTGAGGAGCCTCCATCAGAAGAAGAGATTGCCAGAAAGGCAGCTATAAAGGAAAGACAAGGTCAACGGTTGCGAGAAATGGCTGAGGCCAAAAGGTCAACGAGGATAAATGAGCTAGAGAACCAGTTGCGTGGCTTGGAATTCCTTTTGCAGCAGCTGGAACAAGTGGAAGAGAGTGAAATTCCATATTTCCTGAAAGATACTGGCTATGTTTCCAGGCAAGAAATAGAAACTGCTCTTGCCAAAGCAACGCAGTCATTACGAAAAGTAAAGGGTGAGCCAAAGGGTGAACAGGCTGAAGTTGAAGAAAAGACTGATGAAAAGTATCCTCTTGTCAATATTCCTGATAACATGCTGACCCAAGATCAG ctaagagaaaagagaagacaGATGTTCCTTAAAACCACATCTGATGGCCGCCAACGAGCTAAACAGAAACGTGTTGAAGAGGACCTGGAACGAGAAAGGAAAAATCAGCTAGATGAACAAAAACGCTT AGAGAACCCAGAGCTTTATCTAGGAGAAATGCGTACTAAATACAAAGAACTTTGTGAGAAAGTTGAGCAGCGAAAACGACTCAAGACAAATGGGAACCACTCAAATGGAAATGGTATGTCTGGTGGTGTTGGTCGCGGTGAGAGATTGAATGCTGCCCAAAGAGAAAGGATGCGCCTCTTAACAACAGCAGCTTTTGACCGAGGGAAGGGTGAGGATAATTTTGGTGCCAAAGATGAAGATTGGCAACTTTACAAACTGATGAGCAAAGataacgatgatgatgatgaggggCCAGATGAGGATGAAACAGAGCTTGCCCGTGTATCTTCCAGGCTTCAG GAGATAGACCCAACATTTGTTCCCAAGCCAGAACCAGGGCCCTCACAATCAGCTGCTGACATGCCACGGTCTCGTCCTCTTACCAAGGAAGATTTCCAAATTCTGCTCGGGGTTGAAAGGTTCCGATGCCCTGAAATTCTGTTTCATCCCAACTTAGTTGGAATCGACCAGGCAGGCCTAGATGAGATGGCTGGGGTCTCAATGAGGAGGCTATCATCCAAGGACCAAGTCTTGGAGGAAAGACTGACCAATTCAATTCTTATGACTGGTGGAAGCTGCCTTTACCCTGGTCTGAGTGAGCGCTTAGAAGCTGGAATCCGAATGATTAGGCCATGTGGGTCACCCATAAATGTGGTCAGAGCACTCGATCCTGTTCTTGACGCTTGGCGTGGGGCTTCTCTTTATGCTGCTGCAGTTCAATTCCCACAACAGACATTTAGTAGAATGGATTACTTTGAGAAGGGTGAAGATTGGCTTCGCGGATACCAATTTCAATACACTTTATAA
- the LOC118059700 gene encoding actin-related protein 5 isoform X2 translates to MLFISSRLWNIFLTLVSIVWEQMDQSKMAELLFETYGVPSVAFGVDAAFSYKYNQQNGICDKDGLAICPGFTTTHVIPFIDGEPVYKGCSRTNIGGYHVTDYLKQLLSLKYPHHMARFTWEKVEDLKMEHCYIATDYASEARLFQKGTKEAEEKTRCWQLPWVPPPVEEPPSEEEIARKAAIKERQGQRLREMAEAKRSTRINELENQLRGLEFLLQQLEQVEESEIPYFLKDTGYVSRQEIETALAKATQSLRKVKGEPKGEQAEVEEKTDEKYPLVNIPDNMLTQDQLREKRRQMFLKTTSDGRQRAKQKRVEEDLERERKNQLDEQKRLENPELYLGEMRTKYKELCEKVEQRKRLKTNGNHSNGNGMSGGVGRGERLNAAQRERMRLLTTAAFDRGKGEDNFGAKDEDWQLYKLMSKDNDDDDEGPDEDETELARVSSRLQEIDPTFVPKPEPGPSQSAADMPRSRPLTKEDFQILLGVERFRCPEILFHPNLVGIDQAGLDEMAGVSMRRLSSKDQVLEERLTNSILMTGGSCLYPGLSERLEAGIRMIRPCGSPINVVRALDPVLDAWRGASLYAAAVQFPQQTFSRMDYFEKGEDWLRGYQFQYTL, encoded by the exons ATGTTGTTTATCAGTTCGAGATTATGGAATAT ATTCTTGACTTTGGTTTCGATCGTCTGGGAGCAAATGGATCAGAG TAAAATGGCGGAGCTGCTTTTTGAAACTTACGGAGTTCCATCTGTAG CGTTTGGTGTTGATGCTGCATTCAGCTATAAGTATAATCAACAGAATGGGATTTGTGATAAAGATGGGCTTGCTATTTGTCCAGGATTTACAACAACTCACGTTATTCCG TTTATTGATGGAGAGCCTGTTTATAAAGGGTGCTCCCGAACTAATATTGGTGGATACCATGTCACCGATTACTTGAAGCAGCTCCTTTCACTTAAATACCCTCATCACAT GGCTCGGTTTACATGGGAGAAGGTTGAAGACCTGAAGATGGAGCATTGTTATATTGCCACAGACTATGCTTCAGAAGCTCGATTGTTTCAG AAAGGGACCAAGGAAGCTGAAGAAAAAACGAGGTGTTGGCAGCTCCCTTGGGTTCCACCACCAGTTGAGGAGCCTCCATCAGAAGAAGAGATTGCCAGAAAGGCAGCTATAAAGGAAAGACAAGGTCAACGGTTGCGAGAAATGGCTGAGGCCAAAAGGTCAACGAGGATAAATGAGCTAGAGAACCAGTTGCGTGGCTTGGAATTCCTTTTGCAGCAGCTGGAACAAGTGGAAGAGAGTGAAATTCCATATTTCCTGAAAGATACTGGCTATGTTTCCAGGCAAGAAATAGAAACTGCTCTTGCCAAAGCAACGCAGTCATTACGAAAAGTAAAGGGTGAGCCAAAGGGTGAACAGGCTGAAGTTGAAGAAAAGACTGATGAAAAGTATCCTCTTGTCAATATTCCTGATAACATGCTGACCCAAGATCAG ctaagagaaaagagaagacaGATGTTCCTTAAAACCACATCTGATGGCCGCCAACGAGCTAAACAGAAACGTGTTGAAGAGGACCTGGAACGAGAAAGGAAAAATCAGCTAGATGAACAAAAACGCTT AGAGAACCCAGAGCTTTATCTAGGAGAAATGCGTACTAAATACAAAGAACTTTGTGAGAAAGTTGAGCAGCGAAAACGACTCAAGACAAATGGGAACCACTCAAATGGAAATGGTATGTCTGGTGGTGTTGGTCGCGGTGAGAGATTGAATGCTGCCCAAAGAGAAAGGATGCGCCTCTTAACAACAGCAGCTTTTGACCGAGGGAAGGGTGAGGATAATTTTGGTGCCAAAGATGAAGATTGGCAACTTTACAAACTGATGAGCAAAGataacgatgatgatgatgaggggCCAGATGAGGATGAAACAGAGCTTGCCCGTGTATCTTCCAGGCTTCAG GAGATAGACCCAACATTTGTTCCCAAGCCAGAACCAGGGCCCTCACAATCAGCTGCTGACATGCCACGGTCTCGTCCTCTTACCAAGGAAGATTTCCAAATTCTGCTCGGGGTTGAAAGGTTCCGATGCCCTGAAATTCTGTTTCATCCCAACTTAGTTGGAATCGACCAGGCAGGCCTAGATGAGATGGCTGGGGTCTCAATGAGGAGGCTATCATCCAAGGACCAAGTCTTGGAGGAAAGACTGACCAATTCAATTCTTATGACTGGTGGAAGCTGCCTTTACCCTGGTCTGAGTGAGCGCTTAGAAGCTGGAATCCGAATGATTAGGCCATGTGGGTCACCCATAAATGTGGTCAGAGCACTCGATCCTGTTCTTGACGCTTGGCGTGGGGCTTCTCTTTATGCTGCTGCAGTTCAATTCCCACAACAGACATTTAGTAGAATGGATTACTTTGAGAAGGGTGAAGATTGGCTTCGCGGATACCAATTTCAATACACTTTATAA
- the LOC118059700 gene encoding actin-related protein 5 isoform X3, which produces MAELLFETYGVPSVAFGVDAAFSYKYNQQNGICDKDGLAICPGFTTTHVIPFIDGEPVYKGCSRTNIGGYHVTDYLKQLLSLKYPHHMARFTWEKVEDLKMEHCYIATDYASEARLFQKGTKEAEEKTRCWQLPWVPPPVEEPPSEEEIARKAAIKERQGQRLREMAEAKRSTRINELENQLRGLEFLLQQLEQVEESEIPYFLKDTGYVSRQEIETALAKATQSLRKVKGEPKGEQAEVEEKTDEKYPLVNIPDNMLTQDQLREKRRQMFLKTTSDGRQRAKQKRVEEDLERERKNQLDEQKRLENPELYLGEMRTKYKELCEKVEQRKRLKTNGNHSNGNGMSGGVGRGERLNAAQRERMRLLTTAAFDRGKGEDNFGAKDEDWQLYKLMSKDNDDDDEGPDEDETELARVSSRLQEIDPTFVPKPEPGPSQSAADMPRSRPLTKEDFQILLGVERFRCPEILFHPNLVGIDQAGLDEMAGVSMRRLSSKDQVLEERLTNSILMTGGSCLYPGLSERLEAGIRMIRPCGSPINVVRALDPVLDAWRGASLYAAAVQFPQQTFSRMDYFEKGEDWLRGYQFQYTL; this is translated from the exons ATGGCGGAGCTGCTTTTTGAAACTTACGGAGTTCCATCTGTAG CGTTTGGTGTTGATGCTGCATTCAGCTATAAGTATAATCAACAGAATGGGATTTGTGATAAAGATGGGCTTGCTATTTGTCCAGGATTTACAACAACTCACGTTATTCCG TTTATTGATGGAGAGCCTGTTTATAAAGGGTGCTCCCGAACTAATATTGGTGGATACCATGTCACCGATTACTTGAAGCAGCTCCTTTCACTTAAATACCCTCATCACAT GGCTCGGTTTACATGGGAGAAGGTTGAAGACCTGAAGATGGAGCATTGTTATATTGCCACAGACTATGCTTCAGAAGCTCGATTGTTTCAG AAAGGGACCAAGGAAGCTGAAGAAAAAACGAGGTGTTGGCAGCTCCCTTGGGTTCCACCACCAGTTGAGGAGCCTCCATCAGAAGAAGAGATTGCCAGAAAGGCAGCTATAAAGGAAAGACAAGGTCAACGGTTGCGAGAAATGGCTGAGGCCAAAAGGTCAACGAGGATAAATGAGCTAGAGAACCAGTTGCGTGGCTTGGAATTCCTTTTGCAGCAGCTGGAACAAGTGGAAGAGAGTGAAATTCCATATTTCCTGAAAGATACTGGCTATGTTTCCAGGCAAGAAATAGAAACTGCTCTTGCCAAAGCAACGCAGTCATTACGAAAAGTAAAGGGTGAGCCAAAGGGTGAACAGGCTGAAGTTGAAGAAAAGACTGATGAAAAGTATCCTCTTGTCAATATTCCTGATAACATGCTGACCCAAGATCAG ctaagagaaaagagaagacaGATGTTCCTTAAAACCACATCTGATGGCCGCCAACGAGCTAAACAGAAACGTGTTGAAGAGGACCTGGAACGAGAAAGGAAAAATCAGCTAGATGAACAAAAACGCTT AGAGAACCCAGAGCTTTATCTAGGAGAAATGCGTACTAAATACAAAGAACTTTGTGAGAAAGTTGAGCAGCGAAAACGACTCAAGACAAATGGGAACCACTCAAATGGAAATGGTATGTCTGGTGGTGTTGGTCGCGGTGAGAGATTGAATGCTGCCCAAAGAGAAAGGATGCGCCTCTTAACAACAGCAGCTTTTGACCGAGGGAAGGGTGAGGATAATTTTGGTGCCAAAGATGAAGATTGGCAACTTTACAAACTGATGAGCAAAGataacgatgatgatgatgaggggCCAGATGAGGATGAAACAGAGCTTGCCCGTGTATCTTCCAGGCTTCAG GAGATAGACCCAACATTTGTTCCCAAGCCAGAACCAGGGCCCTCACAATCAGCTGCTGACATGCCACGGTCTCGTCCTCTTACCAAGGAAGATTTCCAAATTCTGCTCGGGGTTGAAAGGTTCCGATGCCCTGAAATTCTGTTTCATCCCAACTTAGTTGGAATCGACCAGGCAGGCCTAGATGAGATGGCTGGGGTCTCAATGAGGAGGCTATCATCCAAGGACCAAGTCTTGGAGGAAAGACTGACCAATTCAATTCTTATGACTGGTGGAAGCTGCCTTTACCCTGGTCTGAGTGAGCGCTTAGAAGCTGGAATCCGAATGATTAGGCCATGTGGGTCACCCATAAATGTGGTCAGAGCACTCGATCCTGTTCTTGACGCTTGGCGTGGGGCTTCTCTTTATGCTGCTGCAGTTCAATTCCCACAACAGACATTTAGTAGAATGGATTACTTTGAGAAGGGTGAAGATTGGCTTCGCGGATACCAATTTCAATACACTTTATAA
- the LOC118059701 gene encoding protein FIZZY-RELATED 3 translates to MDSTPRRKSGLNLPSGMNETSLRLETFSSSSSFRAVTCVSSPRAISSLSSPSKTSSCSDRFIPCRSSSRLQTFGLIEKGSPVKEGGNEAYARLLKSELFGSDFGSFSSPAGGQGGLGSPSKNMLRFKTDHSGPNSPYSPSILGHDSGISSESSTTPKPPRKVPKTPHKVLDAPSLQDDFYLNLVDWSSQNVLAVGLGTCVYLWTASNSKVTRLCDLGPNDSVCSVQWTREGSYISIGTHLGQVQVWDGTQCKRVRTMGGHQTRTSVLAWNSRTLASGSRDRNILQHDLRVSSDHVSKLVGHKSEVCGLKWSHDDRELASGGNDNQLLVWNQHSQLPVLTLTEHTAAVKAIAWSPHQSGLLASGGGTADRCIRFWNTTNGHQLNHVDTGSQVCNLAWSKNVNELVSTHGYSQNQIMVWKYPSLSKVATLVGHSMRVLYLAMSPDGQTIVTGAGDETLRFWNVFPSMKTQTPVKDTGLWSLGRTQIR, encoded by the exons ATGGATTCTACACCAAGAAGAAAGAGTGGCCTCAACCTCCCATCTGGGATGAATGAGACTTCCTTAAGACTAGAgaccttttcttcttcaagttcttttAGAGCAGTCACATGCGTATCATCACCAAGAGCAATATCAAGCTTATCTTCACCCTCAAAAACCTCTTCTTGTAGTGATAGATTCATACCTTGCAGATCATCTTCAAGGCTACAAACTTTTGGGCTCATAGAGAAAGGATCTCCTGTTAAAGAAGGAGGCAATGAGGCGTATGCAAGGTTGTTGAAATCTGAGCTTTTTGGGTCTGATTTtggttccttttcttctcctgcAGGTGGTCAAGGAGGGCTGGGTAGTCCCAGCAAGAATATGTTGAGGTTCAAGACTGATCATTCAGGCCCTAATTCGCCGTATTCTCCTTCAATCTTGGGACATGATAGTGGGATTTCTAGTGAGTCTTCTACTACTCCTAAGCCACCAAGAAAAGTCCCCAAGACACCCCATAAG GTTTTGGATGCCCCATCACTTCAAGATGACTTCTATTTGAATCTTGTGGATTGGTCCTCACAGAATGTACTCGCAGTTGGGTTGGGAACTTGTGTCTATTTATGGACTGCATCAAATAGTAAA GTGACCAGGCTGTGTGATTTAGGGCCTAATGACAGTGTATGCTCCGTGCAATGGACCCGGGAAGGCTCATACATATCAATTGGCACACATCTTGGTCAAGTTCAG GTGTGGGATGGAACACAGTGCAAGAGGGTCCGAACCATGGGCGGGCATCAAACAAGAACAAGTGTCTTGGCTTGGAACTCTAGGACACTAGCATCAGGAAGCAGGGACCGCAACATACTTCAGCATGATCTTCGAGTTTCTAGTGATCATGTTAGCAAACTTGTTGGTCACAAATCTGAG GTATGCGGCTTAAAATGGTCTCATGATGACAGAGAACTTGCATCAGGTGGAAATGATAACCAG CTCTTGGTATGGAACCAGCACTCGCAGCTACCAGTTTTGACATTGACAGAACACACAGCTGCTGTCAAGGCCATTGCTTGGTCACCCCACCAGAGTGGTCTCCTTGCATCTGGAGGTGGAACTGCTGATCGATGTATTCGCTTTTGGAACACCACCAATGGTCATCAGTTAAACCATGTTGACACAGGGAGCCAG GTCTGCAATCTAGCCTGGAGCAAGAATGTTAATGAACTGGTCAGCACTCATGGGTACTCCCAGAATCAAATCATGGTGTGGAAATATCCATCGTTATCCAAG GTTGCAACTCTAGTTGGTCACAGTATGCGAGTCCTCTATCTTGCCATGTCTCCTGATGGTCAG ACAATAGTAACTGGAGCAGGGGATGAGACGTTGCGGTTTTGGAATGTCTTTCCATCTATGAAAACGCAG ACACCAGTGAAAGATACAGGACTTTGGTCATTAGGAAGAACCCAGATTCGGTGA
- the LOC118059702 gene encoding uncharacterized protein isoform X3 → MSGAGTPDFFYREAQRLGYVARSAFKLLQIQKQHKLITPGSYVLDLGCAPGAWLQVACQSLGPLKNGGAVVGIDHKKVKVPPLYCDSRVQTVCADVMKLPKNQQKGFSVVLSDMCPLVSGITTRDAALSAELGMQALGLAVGRAATAHLDEDIRTDRLLNDAVCTADDNGILQPGGHLVIKLLESEDNKEFSRICKPLFRKASWLRPKATRSSSREIYLICLGLRS, encoded by the exons ATGAGTGGAGCAGGAACACCAGATTTCTTCTACAGAGAAGCTCAACGCCTTGGATATGTTGCTCGTTCTGCTTTCAAG ctTCTTCAGATACAAAAACAACACAAGTTGATAACCCCAGGTTCCTATGTTCTTGACCTTGGTTGTGCTCCTGGTGCTTGGCTCCAG GTTGCTTGCCAGAGCTTGGGTCCTCTAAAGAATGGTGGGGCTGTTGTGGGTATTGATCACAAG AAGGTGAAAGTCCCTCCTCTTTACTGTGATTCAAGGGTTCAAACTGTTTGTGCTGATGTTATGAAACTTCCCAAAAACCAA CAGAAGGGTTTTTCCGTGGTACTCTCAGACATGTGTCCCTTGGTTTCTGGTATCACAACTAGAGATGCAGCTTTATCTGCGGAGTTAGGAATGCAAGCACTTGGTCTGGCTGTAGGTCGAGCAGCAACAGCTCATCTTGATGAGGATATTAGAACAGACAGGCTGTTAAATGATGCTGTGTGCACTGCAGATGATAATGGTATATTGCAACCAGGTGGACACCTAGTAATTAAGCTTCTAGAGAGTGAGGATAACAAAG AATTTAGCCGGATTTGCAAGCCACTCTTCAGAAAGGCTTCATGGTTGAGGCCCAAGGCCACGAGGTCATCATCTAGAGagatttatttgatttgtctAGGTCTACGGTCTTAG
- the LOC118059702 gene encoding uncharacterized protein isoform X4, which produces MSGAGTPDFFYREAQRLGYVARSAFKLLQIQKQHKLITPGSYVLDLGCAPGAWLQVACQSLGPLKNGGAVVGIDHKKVKVPPLYCDSRVQTVCADVMKLPKNQKGFSVVLSDMCPLVSGITTRDAALSAELGMQALGLAVGRAATAHLDEDIRTDRLLNDAVCTADDNGILQPGGHLVIKLLESEDNKEFSRICKPLFRKASWLRPKATRSSSREIYLICLGLRS; this is translated from the exons ATGAGTGGAGCAGGAACACCAGATTTCTTCTACAGAGAAGCTCAACGCCTTGGATATGTTGCTCGTTCTGCTTTCAAG ctTCTTCAGATACAAAAACAACACAAGTTGATAACCCCAGGTTCCTATGTTCTTGACCTTGGTTGTGCTCCTGGTGCTTGGCTCCAG GTTGCTTGCCAGAGCTTGGGTCCTCTAAAGAATGGTGGGGCTGTTGTGGGTATTGATCACAAG AAGGTGAAAGTCCCTCCTCTTTACTGTGATTCAAGGGTTCAAACTGTTTGTGCTGATGTTATGAAACTTCCCAAAAACCAA AAGGGTTTTTCCGTGGTACTCTCAGACATGTGTCCCTTGGTTTCTGGTATCACAACTAGAGATGCAGCTTTATCTGCGGAGTTAGGAATGCAAGCACTTGGTCTGGCTGTAGGTCGAGCAGCAACAGCTCATCTTGATGAGGATATTAGAACAGACAGGCTGTTAAATGATGCTGTGTGCACTGCAGATGATAATGGTATATTGCAACCAGGTGGACACCTAGTAATTAAGCTTCTAGAGAGTGAGGATAACAAAG AATTTAGCCGGATTTGCAAGCCACTCTTCAGAAAGGCTTCATGGTTGAGGCCCAAGGCCACGAGGTCATCATCTAGAGagatttatttgatttgtctAGGTCTACGGTCTTAG
- the LOC118059702 gene encoding uncharacterized protein isoform X2, with the protein MSGAGTPDFFYREAQRLGYVARSAFKLLQIQKQHKLITPGSYVLDLGCAPGAWLQVACQSLGPLKNGGAVVGIDHKKVKVPPLYCDSRVQTVCADVMKLPKNQVRALSPRKGFSVVLSDMCPLVSGITTRDAALSAELGMQALGLAVGRAATAHLDEDIRTDRLLNDAVCTADDNGILQPGGHLVIKLLESEDNKEFSRICKPLFRKASWLRPKATRSSSREIYLICLGLRS; encoded by the exons ATGAGTGGAGCAGGAACACCAGATTTCTTCTACAGAGAAGCTCAACGCCTTGGATATGTTGCTCGTTCTGCTTTCAAG ctTCTTCAGATACAAAAACAACACAAGTTGATAACCCCAGGTTCCTATGTTCTTGACCTTGGTTGTGCTCCTGGTGCTTGGCTCCAG GTTGCTTGCCAGAGCTTGGGTCCTCTAAAGAATGGTGGGGCTGTTGTGGGTATTGATCACAAG AAGGTGAAAGTCCCTCCTCTTTACTGTGATTCAAGGGTTCAAACTGTTTGTGCTGATGTTATGAAACTTCCCAAAAACCAAGTTAGGGCACTCTCTCCTCGG AAGGGTTTTTCCGTGGTACTCTCAGACATGTGTCCCTTGGTTTCTGGTATCACAACTAGAGATGCAGCTTTATCTGCGGAGTTAGGAATGCAAGCACTTGGTCTGGCTGTAGGTCGAGCAGCAACAGCTCATCTTGATGAGGATATTAGAACAGACAGGCTGTTAAATGATGCTGTGTGCACTGCAGATGATAATGGTATATTGCAACCAGGTGGACACCTAGTAATTAAGCTTCTAGAGAGTGAGGATAACAAAG AATTTAGCCGGATTTGCAAGCCACTCTTCAGAAAGGCTTCATGGTTGAGGCCCAAGGCCACGAGGTCATCATCTAGAGagatttatttgatttgtctAGGTCTACGGTCTTAG
- the LOC118059702 gene encoding uncharacterized protein isoform X1 — MSGAGTPDFFYREAQRLGYVARSAFKLLQIQKQHKLITPGSYVLDLGCAPGAWLQVACQSLGPLKNGGAVVGIDHKKVKVPPLYCDSRVQTVCADVMKLPKNQVRALSPRQKGFSVVLSDMCPLVSGITTRDAALSAELGMQALGLAVGRAATAHLDEDIRTDRLLNDAVCTADDNGILQPGGHLVIKLLESEDNKEFSRICKPLFRKASWLRPKATRSSSREIYLICLGLRS, encoded by the exons ATGAGTGGAGCAGGAACACCAGATTTCTTCTACAGAGAAGCTCAACGCCTTGGATATGTTGCTCGTTCTGCTTTCAAG ctTCTTCAGATACAAAAACAACACAAGTTGATAACCCCAGGTTCCTATGTTCTTGACCTTGGTTGTGCTCCTGGTGCTTGGCTCCAG GTTGCTTGCCAGAGCTTGGGTCCTCTAAAGAATGGTGGGGCTGTTGTGGGTATTGATCACAAG AAGGTGAAAGTCCCTCCTCTTTACTGTGATTCAAGGGTTCAAACTGTTTGTGCTGATGTTATGAAACTTCCCAAAAACCAAGTTAGGGCACTCTCTCCTCGG CAGAAGGGTTTTTCCGTGGTACTCTCAGACATGTGTCCCTTGGTTTCTGGTATCACAACTAGAGATGCAGCTTTATCTGCGGAGTTAGGAATGCAAGCACTTGGTCTGGCTGTAGGTCGAGCAGCAACAGCTCATCTTGATGAGGATATTAGAACAGACAGGCTGTTAAATGATGCTGTGTGCACTGCAGATGATAATGGTATATTGCAACCAGGTGGACACCTAGTAATTAAGCTTCTAGAGAGTGAGGATAACAAAG AATTTAGCCGGATTTGCAAGCCACTCTTCAGAAAGGCTTCATGGTTGAGGCCCAAGGCCACGAGGTCATCATCTAGAGagatttatttgatttgtctAGGTCTACGGTCTTAG